One genomic region from Epinephelus fuscoguttatus linkage group LG6, E.fuscoguttatus.final_Chr_v1 encodes:
- the lg6h12orf43 gene encoding protein CUSTOS codes for MAASTKKMVGVSEDSSSSDDEALKKCREAVWETQSVKNKDGEINVPQSKRVVVADHDHDGNELQVTQGFRTHVAKKLGHLLDNSITEMKMETLSCLQSAKCDDDDDEGFRLFSTSVPGQTADNPPAPVRRRPIPSSSDSDSEMETRLKEAAVSVKDLLSKSSLPSTLSTPSAEPPCSEQVKKRKKVAEEEENHVVKKKKKKRKQNEEVSEQVNSAGSPLNAHRNGEHGNSEQEHMQVRVKRKKKKKQKFRTEEEALN; via the exons ATGGCGGCCTCCACTAAAAAGATGGTCGGTGTGTCTGAAGACTCCAGCAGTAGTGACGATGAAGCGCTGAAAAAGTGTCGGGAGGCAGTTTGGGAGACACAAAGTGTGAAGAATAAAG ACGGGGAGATCAATGTGCCACAATCAAAGCG TGTTGTTGTCGCTGACCATGACCATGATGGCAACGAGCTCCAGGTCACACAAGGGTTTCGAACACACGTTGCCAAAAAGTTGGGACATCTTCTTGACAA CTCCATTACAGAGATGAAGATGGAAACTTTGTCCTGTTTGCaatcagcaaaatgtgatgatgatgatgatgaag GGTTTCGTCTTTTTTCTACATCAGTCCCAGGACAGACAGCTGATAATCCTCCAGCTCCTGTGAGGCGCCGGCCTATTCCCAGCTCAAG TGACAGCGACAGTGAGATGGAAACAAGGCTGAAGGAGGCAGCAGTGTCTGTCAAAGATCTCTTATCCAAATCGTCACTGCCCTCTACACTCTCCACTCCCTCAGCAGAGCCTCCCTGCTCAGAACAagtaaagaaaaggaagaaagtggcagaggaagaggagaaccATGTtgttaaaaagaagaagaaaaagaggaaacagaaTGAAGAAGTGAGCGAGCAGGTGAACTCTGCAGGTTCTCCTCTTAATGCTCACAGAAATGGTGAGCACGGGAACTCTGAGCAGGAACACATGCAAGTCAGAGTGAAacggaaaaagaaaaagaagcaaaagTTTCGCACAGAGGAAGAAGCTTTGAACTGA
- the hnf1a gene encoding hepatocyte nuclear factor 1-alpha isoform X2, with product MEDRIEERAGAAMARPSRLTALQEQLIWALLGSGLSRDVLVQAVGELERDRASAGAERGERGDGESSEEGEMDFPPPIFRELEKLSPEEAAKLRNEVDRLLQEDPWHVAKMVKSYMQQHNLPQREVVESTGLNQSHLSQHLNKGTPMKNQKRASLYTWYVKKQCEISQQFTNAKHGLPSVEEQGEETKRGRRNRFKWGPASLQILFHAYERQKNPSKEEREGLVEDCNRAECHQRGVSPSQLAGLGSNLVTEVRVYNWFANRRKEEAFRHKLALDTPFTSQSASSSHPNLPPSPEHGVKYSQQILCDTVSSARGSGGDRVGRLVVSPIQLEPSHTLLETQNPKLVSSGGPLPPVSTLTSLHSLSASPASSQGLIMASLPSVMSLGESSLLIGLTSTQPQTVPVINNVGGGFTTLQPISFQQQLHASSQQPISHQLQSHMSASPFMATMAQLPCHMYNKSDSPQYHSSSLLSQAMVIADGSSLGTLTSLTAVRQILTADPEEQTDPPLQEDSLHLQPHTPVPASSESLELYPASQTTDSHQSHLLSPSPTDISSYIPTQMVSTAQ from the exons ATGGAAGACAGGATAGAGGAGAGGGCCGGGGCAGCCATGGCGAGGCCGAGCCGTTTGACCGCCCTTCAGGAGCAGCTGATCTGGGCCCTGCTGGGATCTGGACTGTCCCGGGATGTCCTGGTCCAAGCCGTAGGGGAGCTGGAGCGAGACAGGGCGAGTGCTGGTGccgagagaggagagaggggggacggAGAGAGCTCtgaggaaggagagatggaTTTCCCACCACCTATATTCCGAGAGCTGGAGAAGCTTTCGCCAGAAGAGGCAGCTAAATTGAGGAATGAAGTTGACCGCCTACTGCA GGAGGATCCCTGGCATGTTGCTAAAATGGTTAAAAGCTACATGCAGCAGCACAACCTCCCTCAGAGAGAGGTGGTAGAGTCCACAGGACTCAACCAGTCCCATCTCTCCCAGCACCTCAACAAAGGCACGCCTATGAAGAACCAGAAGAGGGCCTCTCTGTACACCTGGTACGTGAAGAAGCAATGCGAGATCAGCCAGC AATTTACCAACGCCAAACATGGCCTTCCgtctgtggaggagcaaggagaGGAGACCAAGAGAGGACGGAGGAACAGGTTCAAATGGGGTCCAGCATCCCTGCAGATCCTCTTCCACGCCTATGAACGGCAGAAGAACCCCAgcaaggaggagagggagggctTGGTGGAGGACTGTAACAG GGCAGAGTGTCATCAGAGGGGGGTGTCGCCCTCCCAGCTTGCTGGCCTGGGCTCAAACCTAGTAACTGAGGTCCGCGTGTACAACTGGTTCGCCAACCGCCGCAAAGAGGAGGCCTTCCGTCACAAACTGGCTCTGGACACACCTTTTACCAGCCAATCTGCCTCCTCTTCTCACCCCAACCTCCCACCAAGTCCTGAACATG GTGTGAAATACAGCCAGCAAATCTTGTGTGACACTGTTAGCTCAGCCAGAGGCAGCGGAGGGGACAGAGTGGGACGATTGGTGGTCAGCCCTATTCAACTGGAGCCCAGCCACACACTCCTCGAGACACAGAACCCCAAGCTG GTGTCTAGCGGTGGACCACTGCCCCCAGTAAGCACTCTGACCTCCCTGCACAGTCTGTCTGCCTCCCCTGCCTCCTCACAGGGCCTCATCATGGCCTCACTGCCTAGCGTCATGAGCCTGGGGGAGTCCTCACTTCTCATTG GTTTAACCTCCACACAGCCTCAGACCGTGCCTGTTATCAACAATGTGGGGGGCGGTTTCACCACTCTCCAGCCAATCTCATTCCAGCAGCAGCTTCATGCCTCTTCCCAGCAGCCAATATCACACCAGCTCCAGAGTCACATGAGCGCCAGTCCCTTCATGGCAACCATGGCGCAGCTGCCATGTCACA TGTACAACAAATCAGATTCACCCCAGTACCACTCGTCCAGTCTGCTGTCTCAAGCCATGGTCATTGCTGACGGCAGCAGCCTGGGGACGCTGACCAGCCTCACTGCTGTCAGACAG ATTCTAACAGCAGATCCCGAGGAACAGACGGACCCACCTTTACAAGAAGACTCTCTACacctgcagccacacacacctGTGCCAG CTTCCTCCGAGAGCCTCGAGCTGTATCCGGCCTCTCAGACAACAGACAGTCACCAGTCTCACCTCCTCTCACCCTCACCAACAGACATCAGCTCCTACATCCCTACACAAATGGTGTCTACTGCGCAGTAG
- the hnf1a gene encoding hepatocyte nuclear factor 1-alpha isoform X1, whose protein sequence is MEDRIEERAGAAMARPSRLTALQEQLIWALLGSGLSRDVLVQAVGELERDRASAGAERGERGDGESSEEGEMDFPPPIFRELEKLSPEEAAKLRNEVDRLLQEDPWHVAKMVKSYMQQHNLPQREVVESTGLNQSHLSQHLNKGTPMKNQKRASLYTWYVKKQCEISQQFTNAKHGLPSVEEQGEETKRGRRNRFKWGPASLQILFHAYERQKNPSKEEREGLVEDCNRAECHQRGVSPSQLAGLGSNLVTEVRVYNWFANRRKEEAFRHKLALDTPFTSQSASSSHPNLPPSPEHVLWGLTFPGVKYSQQILCDTVSSARGSGGDRVGRLVVSPIQLEPSHTLLETQNPKLVSSGGPLPPVSTLTSLHSLSASPASSQGLIMASLPSVMSLGESSLLIGLTSTQPQTVPVINNVGGGFTTLQPISFQQQLHASSQQPISHQLQSHMSASPFMATMAQLPCHMYNKSDSPQYHSSSLLSQAMVIADGSSLGTLTSLTAVRQILTADPEEQTDPPLQEDSLHLQPHTPVPASSESLELYPASQTTDSHQSHLLSPSPTDISSYIPTQMVSTAQ, encoded by the exons ATGGAAGACAGGATAGAGGAGAGGGCCGGGGCAGCCATGGCGAGGCCGAGCCGTTTGACCGCCCTTCAGGAGCAGCTGATCTGGGCCCTGCTGGGATCTGGACTGTCCCGGGATGTCCTGGTCCAAGCCGTAGGGGAGCTGGAGCGAGACAGGGCGAGTGCTGGTGccgagagaggagagaggggggacggAGAGAGCTCtgaggaaggagagatggaTTTCCCACCACCTATATTCCGAGAGCTGGAGAAGCTTTCGCCAGAAGAGGCAGCTAAATTGAGGAATGAAGTTGACCGCCTACTGCA GGAGGATCCCTGGCATGTTGCTAAAATGGTTAAAAGCTACATGCAGCAGCACAACCTCCCTCAGAGAGAGGTGGTAGAGTCCACAGGACTCAACCAGTCCCATCTCTCCCAGCACCTCAACAAAGGCACGCCTATGAAGAACCAGAAGAGGGCCTCTCTGTACACCTGGTACGTGAAGAAGCAATGCGAGATCAGCCAGC AATTTACCAACGCCAAACATGGCCTTCCgtctgtggaggagcaaggagaGGAGACCAAGAGAGGACGGAGGAACAGGTTCAAATGGGGTCCAGCATCCCTGCAGATCCTCTTCCACGCCTATGAACGGCAGAAGAACCCCAgcaaggaggagagggagggctTGGTGGAGGACTGTAACAG GGCAGAGTGTCATCAGAGGGGGGTGTCGCCCTCCCAGCTTGCTGGCCTGGGCTCAAACCTAGTAACTGAGGTCCGCGTGTACAACTGGTTCGCCAACCGCCGCAAAGAGGAGGCCTTCCGTCACAAACTGGCTCTGGACACACCTTTTACCAGCCAATCTGCCTCCTCTTCTCACCCCAACCTCCCACCAAGTCCTGAACATG TGTTGTGGGGCCTGACTTTTCCAGGTGTGAAATACAGCCAGCAAATCTTGTGTGACACTGTTAGCTCAGCCAGAGGCAGCGGAGGGGACAGAGTGGGACGATTGGTGGTCAGCCCTATTCAACTGGAGCCCAGCCACACACTCCTCGAGACACAGAACCCCAAGCTG GTGTCTAGCGGTGGACCACTGCCCCCAGTAAGCACTCTGACCTCCCTGCACAGTCTGTCTGCCTCCCCTGCCTCCTCACAGGGCCTCATCATGGCCTCACTGCCTAGCGTCATGAGCCTGGGGGAGTCCTCACTTCTCATTG GTTTAACCTCCACACAGCCTCAGACCGTGCCTGTTATCAACAATGTGGGGGGCGGTTTCACCACTCTCCAGCCAATCTCATTCCAGCAGCAGCTTCATGCCTCTTCCCAGCAGCCAATATCACACCAGCTCCAGAGTCACATGAGCGCCAGTCCCTTCATGGCAACCATGGCGCAGCTGCCATGTCACA TGTACAACAAATCAGATTCACCCCAGTACCACTCGTCCAGTCTGCTGTCTCAAGCCATGGTCATTGCTGACGGCAGCAGCCTGGGGACGCTGACCAGCCTCACTGCTGTCAGACAG ATTCTAACAGCAGATCCCGAGGAACAGACGGACCCACCTTTACAAGAAGACTCTCTACacctgcagccacacacacctGTGCCAG CTTCCTCCGAGAGCCTCGAGCTGTATCCGGCCTCTCAGACAACAGACAGTCACCAGTCTCACCTCCTCTCACCCTCACCAACAGACATCAGCTCCTACATCCCTACACAAATGGTGTCTACTGCGCAGTAG